A stretch of Aspergillus nidulans FGSC A4 chromosome VI DNA encodes these proteins:
- a CDS encoding fructose-bisphosphate aldolase FBA1 (transcript_id=CADANIAT00010214) → MGVLEKLSRKTGVIVGDDVLRLFEYAQEHNFAIPAINVTSSSTVVACLEAARDQNCPVILQVSQGGAAFFAGKGVSNDGQAASIAGGIAAAHYIRSIAPSYGIPVVLHTDHCAKKLLPWLDGLLDADEAYFKQHGEPLFSSHMIDLSEEPVDYNIDTTAKYLKRAAPMKQWLEMEIGITGGEEDGVNNESVDNNSLYTQPEDILAIHNALSKISPYFSIAAGFGNVHGVYKPGNVRLHPELLSKHQAYVKEQTGSKKDKPVFFVFHGGSGSSKEEYKEAISYGVVKVNLDTDMQYAYLSGVRDYVLNKKDYLMSTVGNPDGEDKPNKKFFDPRVWIREGEKTMSKRVQVALEDFNTAGKL, encoded by the exons ATGGGTGTCCTCGAGAAGCTGTCCCGCAAGACCGGTGTCATCGTCGGTGATGACGTTCTCCGTCTCTTCGAGTACGCTCAGGAGCACAACTTCGCTATCCCCGCCATT AACGtcacctcctcttccaccgtCGTTGCCTGTCTCGAGGCTGCTCGCGACCAGAACTGCCCCGTTATCCTCCAGGTTTCCCAGGGTGGTGCTGctttcttcgccggcaaG GGCGTTAGCAACGATGGCCAGGCCGCTTCCATTGCCGGTGGTATCGCCGCTGCTCACTACATCCGCAGCATTGCCCCCAGCTACGGCATCCCCGTCGTTCTCCACACCGACCACTGCGCCAAGAAGCTCCTCCCCTGGCTCGATGGTCTCCTCGACGCCGACGAGGCTTACTTCAAGCAGCACGGCGAgcccctcttctcttcccacaTGATTGATCTGTCTGAGGAGCCTGTCGACTACAACATCGACACCACCGCTAAGTACCTCAAGCGTGCTGCTCCCATGAAGCAGTGGCTCGAGATG GAAATTGGTATCACCGGTGGTGAGGAGGACGGTGTCAACAACGAGAGCGTTGATAACAACTCCCTCTACACCCAGCCTGAGgacatcctcgccatccacAACGCCCTCTCCAAGATCAGCCCTTACTTCTCCATTGCCGCTGGTTTCGGTAATGTGCACGGTGTCTACAAGCCCGGCAACGTCCGCCTCCACCCTGAACTCCTCAGCAAGCACCAGGCCTACGTTAAGGAGCAGACTGGctccaagaaggacaagcccgtcttcttcgtcttccacggcggttctggctcttccAAGGAGGAGTACAAGGAGGCTATCAGCTACGGtgtcgtcaaggtcaacCTCGACACTGACATGCAGTACGCCTACCTCAGTGGTGTCCGTGACTACGTCCTCAACAAGAAGGACTACCTTATGTCAACTGTTGGCAACCCTGACGGCGAGGACAAGCCCAACAAGAAGTTCTTTGACCCCCGCGTGTGGATTCGTGAGGGTGAGAAGACCATGAGCAAGCGTGTCCAGGTTGCTCTTGAGGACTTCAACACTGCTGGCAAGCTCTAA
- the gmdB gene encoding general amidase GmdB (transcript_id=CADANIAT00010210) translates to MAEETWQAAVAERRRILDLLIPTDWKLSGEFRASLPADGRLLQADPVRKSGILSEDELDITENYSAGQLLQRLARGDVSSLAVTTAFCKRAAIAQQLTSCLTEHFFAQAIERARYLDEYLKREGKVVGPLHGLPISIKDSFQVKGLHTTVGYVSFLKNGPATENSAMVDLLLDLGAVLYVKTNIPQTLMTADSENNIYGRTLNPHNTNLTAGGSSGGEGALIAFRGSILGVGTDVAGSIRIPALCCGLYGFKPTTDRVPFGGQVSGVAEETPMISPSAGPLAQSFDDLELFMSRVLAAGPWRYDPAAVAMPWIRHTEPQSLLSVGILPEDKHFPLHPPVKRALESAIENLKRMGHRIIRLPSDPSRDIADANRLAFEFFTYGPRLDHITPSGEPVVTSVATLPSPMFSGPPYLSQDLGVFDKIKILQIARKKYSESWRRTIVENEIDVILAPGAQNTAVPHDSYGWPPYTAIWNLLDYPACIIPYGKASKELDPEPMVVGGGQPGYDPEAVDGAPCALQIVAPRFQDEKCLAAARIIDRDIRV, encoded by the exons ATGGCGGAAGAAACCTGGCAAGCCGCTGTAGCTGAGCGCCGCAGAATACTGGATCTTCTGATTCCCACAGACTGGAAACTGAGCGGGGAGTTCAGAGCTTCGCTTCCGGCAGACGGCCGTCTCCTGCAGGCAGATCCTGTGCGAAAGAGTGGGATTCTCTCAGAGGATGAGCTGGACATCACGGAGAACTATTCAGCgggccagcttcttcagcgacTGGCACGGGGTGACGTTAGCTCTTTGGCTGTTACGACAGCGTTTTGCAAAAGGGCGGCAATTGCGCAGCAACTG ACGTCATGTTTGACGGAGCATTTCTTCGCCCAAGCCATTGAGCGAGCACGGTACCTTGATGAGTATCTCAAGCGCGAAGGCAAGGTTGTAGGCCCGCTACATGGCTTGCCGATCAGCATAAAGGATAGCTTCCAGGTCAAAGGCCTGCATACAACGGTGGGATATGTCTCGTTTCTGAAGAACGGACCGGCAACAGAGAACTCGGCCATGGTTGATTTGTTGCTTGACCTTGGAGCGGTGCTCTATGTGAAAACGAATATTCCACAGACACTGATG ACTGCCGATTCAGAGAACAACATCTACGGCCGCACCTTGAACCCCCACAACACTAACCTCACTGCAGGAGGATCGAGTGGCGGTGAGGGAGCCCTCATTGCTTTTCGAGGCTCTATCCTCGGCGTGGGAACTGATGTCGCGGGTTCTATCCGGATTCCTGCGCTTTGCTGTGGTCTGTACGGTTTCAAGCCGACAACAGACCGCGTACCATTTGGCGGGCAGGTCTCCGGCGTGGCCGAAGAGACACCAATGATATCGCCGTCGGCAGGACCGCTAGCCCAGTCTTTCGACGACCTCGAGCTCTTCATGTCTCGGGTCCTGGCAGCCGGACCGTGGCGATACGACCCAGCTGCTGTTGCGATGCCATGGATCAGACATACCGAGCCGCAATCTCTCCTCTCAGTCGGTATTCTGCCAGAAGACAAACActttcctcttcaccctcccGTCAAGAGGGCCCTAGAATCGGCCATTGAGAACCTGAAGCGAATGGGCCATCGGATCATCCGACTACCGAGTGACCCATCTCGCGACATTGCAGACGCAAACCGATTGGCCTTCGAGTTCTTTACATATGGACCACGTCTTGACCATATCACTCCCAGCGGAGAGCCTGTGGTGACATCTGTGGCTACGCTTCCCTCTCCAATGTTTTCCGGCCCACCCTATCTCAGCCAGGATCTCGGGGTCTTTGACAAAatcaagatcctgcagaTCGCACGAAAGAAGTACAGCGAATCCTGGAGGAGAACAATTGTAGAGAATGAGATCGATGTGATTCTTGCCCCGGGGGCACAGAACACGGCCGTGCCGCATGACTCGTACGGGTGGCCGCCATATACAGCTATATGGAACTTGTTGGAT TACCCGGCATGCATCATTCCCTACGGAAAAGCGAGCAAAGAACTCGATCCAGAGCCTATGGTAGTGGG
- a CDS encoding tetratricopeptide repeat protein (transcript_id=CADANIAT00010211) — MAISPVSKRTEYPFDLGTFGRPITTTNPSTQTWFNRGLTWVYTFNHKEAVTCFEQAIAHDELCAIAYWGLAYALGPNYNFTWEFFGEDLNDIVRRTYEASKKAQDLAQSATPIEQALIEAIQARFASDKPAEDMEHYASRNRAYADAMEKVYHAFGDDLDVAALYADSLMSLTPWKLWDLKTGLPNPGARTLDAKNVLERALRDKNAANHPGILHFYIHLIEMSPTPELGLVPADYLRELVPDSGHANHMPSHLDVLVGDYRAAIRANQRATIADEKYLHYEGAMNFYSNYRLHNYHTLIYAAMFAGQKAVALDAVERMEKTLPKELLVSLADFVEVYLSVRPHVMVRFGMWEEIIHDLPVPTDQELYCVTTAMVYYAKGVAHAATGNTQEAKRYQTLYTAAAQSVPESRLDFPNKCTDILAIASAMLDGEIEYRAGKYEAAFSHLSRAVQLDDSLGYSEPWSWMQPARHAYAALLLEQNHVEEALAVYKTDLGFDNSVIRARRHANNVWALRGYHECLLRLGRRDEAAVIEPQLTLAVAVADVDVNKSCFCARASGTETGVHELRASGKDGDGNEVSLSLLRLVTSLNHPLEA, encoded by the exons ATGGCCATATCTCCCGTTTCAAAAAGAACAGAATATCCATTTGACTTAGGCACATTCGGTCGCCCCATCACGACCACGAACCCCTCAACTCAAACGTGGTTCAATCGCGGCCTCACCTGGGTCTACACCTTCAACCACAAAGAAGCAGTCACTTGCTTCGAGCAAGCAATCGCACATGATGAACTCTGTGCAATCGCATATTGGGGTCTCGCATACGCTCTAGGACCCAACTACAACTTTACGTGGGAATTCTTCGGCGAGGACTTGAACGATATTGTTCGCCGCACATACGAGGCATCCAAAAAAGCACAGGATCTCGCGCAGTCTGCGACTCCTATTGAACAGGCACTCATAGAGGCCATCCAAGCCCGGTTCGCAAGCGACAAACCCGCAGAAGATATGGAGCACTATGCGTCTCGGAACCGGGCATATGCTGACGCCATGGAGAAGGTCTATCACGCATTTGGAGACGATCTCGACGTCGCGGCATTATACGCAGACTCGCTGATGAGTCTAACGCCGTGGAAATTATGGGATCTAAAGACAGGCCTTCCAAATCCAGGAGCGAGGACACTGGACGCAAAAAACGTGCTTGAAAGAGCACTGCGTGATAAAAATGCTGCTAATCACCCCGGCATCCTTCATTTCTACATCCACCTGATTGAGATGTCTCCAACACCGGAACTAGGGTTGGTACCAGCCGATTATTTGCGCGAGCTTGTCCCAGACTCTGGCCATGCAAACCACATGCCCTCacatctggacgtgctggTTGGGGACTACCGTGCCGCTATACGGGCGAACCAGCGCGCAACCATCGCAGATGAGAAATATCTGCACTACGAGGGCGCCATGAACTTTTATTCAAACTACCGCTTGCACAACTACCACACCCTTATCTACGCAGCCATGTTTGCGGGCCAGAAAGCCGTCGCTTTGGACGCAGTCGAGCGCATGGAGAAGACACTCCCAAAAGAACTGTTAGTTAGTCTTGCGGATTTCGTAGAGGTGTATTTGTCCGTACGACCGCATGTGATGGTGCGGTTCGGCATGTGGGAGGAGATCATACACGATTTGCCTGTCCCAACCGATCAAGAACTGTACTGTGTCACGACAGCAATGGTATACTACGCCAAGGGAGTTGCTCACGCAGCGACGGGGAATACCCAGGAGGCAAAGAGGTACCAAACACTGTACACAGCCGCCGCACAATCGGTCCCAGAATCACGCCTCGATTTTCCCAACAAATGCACTGACATTCTGGCCATCGCGTCCGCAATGCTCGACGGAGAAATCGAGTACCGGGCTGGAAAATATGAAGCTGCATTCTCGCATCTCTCGCGCGCAGTGCAGCTCGACGATAGCCTGGGCTATAGCGAgccttggtcttggatgCAGCCGGCGCGACACGCGTACGCGGCGCTCCTCTTGGAGCAAAACCACGTTGAAGAGGCACTGGCTGTGTATAAGACTGATCTGGGGTTTGACAATTCGGTCATTAGGGCCAGACGGCACGCGAACAATGTGTGGGCTTTGAGAGGTTACCATGAGTGCCTGCTGCGTCTCGGAAGGAGGGACGAAGCGGCTGTTATTGAGCCGCAGTTGACATTGGCTGTCGCCGTAGCGGACGTTGACGTTAACAAGAGTTGTTTTTGTGCTAGGGCATCGGGAACGGAGACGGGCGTGCATGAACTGAGGGCGTCTGGgaaggatggtgatgggAATGAG GTCAGCCTCAGCTTACTCAGACTAGTCACTTCCCTCAACCATCCGCTGGAAGCCTGA
- a CDS encoding OSBP family protein (transcript_id=CADANIAT00010212) — MSSKDTASGLPAQNKSTWSSFLKSIASFNGDLSSLTAPPFILSGTSLTEYSAYWAEHPALFVAPAREADPEKRALAVLKWFLSTLRQQYCSRSEKLGSEKKPLNPFLGELFLGKWDSDANIGETTLISEQVSHHPPATAYAIRNEKHGVQLQGYNAQKASFSSTIYIKQIGHALYTLTPPGADKNDPAQQEKYVITLPALHVESLIYGNPFMELEKSTYIVSSTGYISKISYSGKGWVSGKKNTFTASLYKESEGEKKPLYTVDGQWSNTFTIKDARIKKDVETVSVQDLQTTPLTLAPIEEQDLYESRRAWSDVAANIETGNMDAVSAAKGKIENAQRELRKVEKAEGREWERRFFERVDENQDQQFLELARKAGLTSLESDKTGGVWRFSPEKAANAEPPYHKVGGEGLGVSN, encoded by the exons ATGTCTTCCAAGGATACTGCCTCCGGCTTGCCAGCCCAGAACAAATCCACGTGGTCGAGCTTTCTCAAG TCAATCGCCTCGTTCAACGGTGACCTTTCTTCTCTGACTGCACCTCCTTTCATTCTCTCCGGAACATCCCTCACCGAATACTCTGCCTACTGGGCCGAGCACCCCGCCCTATTTGTCGCTCCGGCACGGGAAGCCGACCCGGAGAAGCGAGCTCTCGCTGTTCTGAAATGGTTCCTTAGCACTCTTCGCCAACAGTACTGCAGCCGGAGCGAGAAACTAGGCAGTGAGAAGAAGCCTCTCAACCCGTTCCTCGGAGAGCTGTTTCTCGGCAAGTGGGATAGCGATGCGAATATCGGCGAAACTACTTTGATTAGCGAACAAGTCAG TCACCATCCTCCAGCGACTGCTTATGCTATCCGGAATGAGAAGCATGGTGTTCAG CTGCAAGGATACAATGCGCAGAAGGCCTCATTTTCCAGCACTATTTACATCAAGCAGATTGGACATGCTTTGTATACCCTAACACCCCCCGGCGCCGACAAAAACGACCCAGCTCAGCAGGAGAAATATGTCATCACCCTCCCCGCCCTCCATGTCGAATCGCTGATCTACGGAAACCCCTTCATGGAACTTGAAAAGTCGACCTACATCGTCAGCAGTACCGGCTACATCTCGAAGATCAGCTATTCTGGGAAAGGCTGGGTGAGCGGCAAGAAGAATACCTTCACGGCTAGTCTATACAAAGAAAGCGAGGGCGAAAAGAAGCCCCTATACACCGTAGATGGGCAATGGTCTAATACATTCACGATCAAGGATGCTCGAATCAAGAAAGACGTGGAGACTGTATCAGTTCAGGATCTGCAAACCACCCCACTTACGCTTGCGCCTATCGAAGAACAGGACCTGTACGAAAGCCGCCGCGCCTGGAGCGACGTCGCAGCAAACATCGAAACAGGGAACATGGACGCCGTCTCCGCAGCCAAAGGCAAGATAGAAAATGCGCAGCGGGAGCTCCGCAAGGTCGAAAAGGCCGAAGGCCGCGAATGGGAGCGCCGCTTCTTCGAACGTGTCGACGAGAATCAGGACCAGCAGTTCTTGGAGCTCGCgagaaaggctggattgACCTCTTTGGAGAGCGACAAAACGGGCGGCGTTTGGCGATTCAGCCcagagaaggctgccaaCGCGGAGCCTCCGTACCATAAGGTCGGTGGAGAAGGCCTTGGTGTCTCAAACTGA
- a CDS encoding uncharacterized protein (transcript_id=CADANIAT00010213): protein MASVTEHPPTLEQIEADQDEYDRLFTAKVDSFDVPTTTRRELWSYYLYYNGDNGVGPLSYTQALFQWSLNGAGWQPGTTPRQPCTDSSPCVVPWAGGTRTVSSIVLIANGLSFTFMTIIFVWLGSAADYGSFGRWLLLALTVVCWALQYGTLAIREPTQWPAAMGLYIVTYVAYGATLVFYAAMFPKLARYMPHVRKAREEDLREGRIDQRDYDAVESLERNHISNISTAHSNIGYLAVLLLNLSVLLPMQGNNYANNLAICLTNSYWVVLGVWWFIFQQKRPGPRVPEGSNYATIGFKQIWLAMRKIRSLPQILLYYIAYFLLADGLNTTGTLVSIIQNDFIDFSFLQLTYLGISQAVCSIASTFGFWYFQRHFRVRTKRMFLVTNFFTVLIPFWGMIGLWTHRIGYHNRWEFYFYNVIFGLFQAPYYAYAQTMISELMPPGYDNMFFALFGITNRASSIIGPNVIQAIINDTHNNWMGFPFLFAICTMAMIAIALVNVEKGRENASKFAEAHRQRTTVRGRTDASDSRAGGKGASIGASERIEEVDNADCRYSGAARSD from the exons ATGGCCTCTGTTACGGAGCACCCTCCAACGCTGGAGCAAATTGAAGCAGATCAAGACGAATATGATCGCCTATTCACAGCAAAAGTGGACTCTTTCGATGTTCCAACGACAACTCGGCGGGAACTGTGGTCCTATTACCTTTATTATAATG GAGACAACGGAGTAGGCCCTCTTTCGTATACCCAAGCATT GTTTCAATGGTCCCTTAACGGCGCCGGCTGGCAACCAGGGACCACGCCCCGGCAACCCTGCACCGATTCGTCTCCTTGCGTAGTCCCTTGGGCCGGAGGGACACGAACCGTCTCCTCGATTGTGTTGATAGCAAATGGCCTCAGCTTCACCTTCATGACAATAATCTTTGTCTGGCTCGGGAGTGCCGCAGACTACGGCTCTTTCGGGCGCTGGTTGCTCCTCGCTCTTACAGTCGTTTGCTGGGCTTTGCAGTATGGGACGCTTGCTATCAGAGAGCCGACTCAGTGGCCCGCCGCTATGGGGCTGTATATCGTGACGTATGTTGCGTATGGCGCAACGCTGGTGTTTTATGCCGCAATGTTCCCGAAGCTTGCGAGGTATATGCCGCATGTCAGGAAGGCGAGGGAGGAGGATTTGAGAGAGGGGAGGATCGATCAAAGGGATtatgatgctgttgagtcCTTGGAGAGGAATCATATTTC GAATATATCCACAGCACATAGTAATATTGGCTATTTGGCCGTGTTGCTTCTCAACCTAAGTGTTCTATTGCCTATGCAGGGCAATAACTATGCGAATAATTTAGCCATCTGTCTGACGAACTCGT ATTGGGTTGTCTTGGGGGTGTGGTGGTTCATCTTTCAGCAGAAAAGACCGGGCCCTAGAGTTCCAGAAGGCTCAAACTACGCAACCATCGGGTTTAAGCAGATCTGGCTAGCAATGAGGAAGATCCGGTCTCTACCACAGATCCTCCTCTACTATATCGCCTACTTTCTCCTCGCGGATGGGCTAAACACAACCG GAACATTGGTATCAATCATCCAAAATGACTTCATTGACTTTTCATTCCTACAACTCACCTACTTGGGCATATCGCAAGCTGTATGCTCCATCGCCTCCACATTCGGCTTCTGGTATTTCCAGAGACATTTCAGAGTCCGCACTAAACGTATGTTTCTCGTCACCAACTTCTTCACCGTTCTCATACCATTTTGGGGCATGATCGGTCTTTGGACACATCGCATCGGTTATCATAACCGG TGGGAATTCTACTTTTACAATGTCATATTTGGACTCTTTCAAGCTCCATACTATGCA TATGCCCAAACAATGATCAGTGAGCTAATGCCTCCTGGCTATGATAACATGTTTTTCGCGCTCTTCGGAATCACGAACCGTGCG TCATCTATAATTGGACCCAACGTCATTCAAGCAATCATCAACGATACGCATAATAACTGGATGGGGTTCCCATTCCTATTTGCTATTTGTACCATGGCAATGATAGCGATTGCGCTCGTTAATGTTGAGAAGGGCCGTGAGAATGCAAGCAAGTTTGCAGAGGCACATAGGCAGAGGACTACTGTACGGGGTAGAACTGACGCATCGGATTCTAGGGCTGGCGGGAAGGGAGCTTCAATTGGGGCTTCTGAAAGGATTGAAGAGGTTGATAATGCTGACTGTCGCTACTCGGGTGCCGCAAGAAGTGATTGA